Proteins from a single region of Phycisphaerae bacterium:
- a CDS encoding SDR family oxidoreductase produces the protein MSSLKDQVAIITGAGTGIGAATAVRFAREGASLVLVGRRREKLDDVVARIGHPARVAVVPGDVREQKIAEEAVRTAGERFGRLDVLVNNAAFMRAVSFVEVDFDTWRQMLDVILFGCVRFSREAAQLMIAKGIAGRIVNVTSIHGTQAEAGASSYGAAKAAVNQFTRCMTVELAPHNIRTNAVAPGFVDTPMSWADGVCELETDFFREQYVRRRRIPMARAGRPEEVAAAILFLASEESSYVNGHVLTVDGGLTCTF, from the coding sequence ATGTCTTCGCTCAAGGATCAGGTTGCGATTATCACTGGGGCGGGTACGGGAATTGGCGCAGCGACGGCTGTCCGATTCGCCAGGGAGGGAGCGTCGCTGGTGCTTGTCGGGCGTCGACGGGAGAAGCTCGATGACGTCGTCGCCCGAATCGGGCATCCGGCCCGGGTGGCGGTGGTGCCAGGAGATGTCCGAGAGCAGAAGATCGCCGAGGAAGCGGTCCGTACTGCCGGCGAGCGTTTCGGTCGGCTTGACGTACTGGTCAACAACGCAGCGTTCATGAGGGCCGTTTCGTTCGTCGAGGTGGATTTCGACACCTGGCGACAGATGCTGGACGTGATCCTGTTCGGTTGCGTTCGTTTTAGTCGGGAAGCGGCTCAGCTGATGATCGCCAAAGGCATTGCCGGCCGGATCGTGAACGTCACCAGCATCCACGGTACGCAGGCCGAGGCGGGCGCATCCAGCTATGGGGCGGCCAAGGCGGCGGTCAATCAGTTCACTCGCTGCATGACTGTGGAACTTGCCCCCCATAACATCCGGACGAACGCGGTGGCTCCGGGATTCGTGGATACGCCTATGTCCTGGGCCGACGGCGTCTGTGAGCTGGAGACCGATTTCTTCAGAGAGCAGTACGTCAGGCGTCGCCGCATTCCCATGGCCCGGGCGGGTCGTCCGGAAGAGGTCGCTGCGGCGATTCTGTTCCTGGCCTCCGAGGAGTCGAGCTACGTCAACGGGCACGTGCTGACGGTTGACGGGGGTCTGACCTGCACCTTCTGA
- a CDS encoding alpha/beta fold hydrolase: MTCKHLSTIVPVIAWSLTGCIQPEAAPREQLDRGYVILLPGVEGGAWHLTDTIRGLRDGGVDHAIQPIGWGRPLDVLTNLTDLPANKEWAKRIAELTVRYRAEHPASPITVVGFSGGGGLAVLAAEALPEQVKLDGLILVGAALSPDYDLSKPLAHVRGTLVNFYSELDWLPLGVGTAWFGTIDRKYTVSAGHIGFRTLDHQLVANDRVEQVAWRPDWIRLGHGGGHVGWLWRAWARETLAPCIRAAAESRLAAAS; the protein is encoded by the coding sequence ATGACCTGCAAGCATCTATCAACTATCGTGCCTGTCATCGCCTGGAGCCTTACCGGCTGCATCCAGCCCGAGGCTGCGCCCCGAGAGCAACTGGATCGCGGATATGTGATACTCCTGCCCGGCGTCGAGGGCGGTGCCTGGCACCTCACCGACACCATTCGCGGCCTGCGGGACGGCGGCGTGGACCACGCTATCCAGCCCATCGGCTGGGGCCGACCCCTTGATGTCCTGACCAACCTCACCGACTTACCCGCGAACAAGGAATGGGCAAAGAGGATCGCGGAACTGACCGTTCGCTACCGGGCCGAGCACCCCGCCTCTCCGATCACAGTGGTCGGCTTCAGCGGCGGCGGCGGTCTGGCCGTCCTCGCGGCCGAAGCCCTTCCTGAGCAGGTCAAACTCGATGGGCTCATACTGGTCGGCGCCGCGCTCTCGCCAGATTACGACCTGTCCAAGCCACTGGCCCACGTCCGCGGCACGCTGGTGAACTTCTACAGCGAGTTGGACTGGCTACCCCTGGGTGTCGGCACCGCCTGGTTCGGCACAATCGATCGGAAGTACACGGTATCCGCGGGGCACATCGGCTTCCGCACCCTGGACCATCAGCTCGTGGCAAACGACCGCGTTGAGCAAGTGGCGTGGCGGCCAGACTGGATCCGCCTGGGCCATGGGGGAGGGCATGTCGGATGGCTCTGGCGAGCATGGGCTCGCGAAACACTCGCTCCCTGTATCCGAGCTGCAGCCGAGTCAAGACTCGCTGCCGCCAGTTGA
- a CDS encoding zinc ribbon domain-containing protein: MPTYEYQACEERASCPRCRERFEVTQFMGDCPLTACPSCGSPVQRVVSLCQVSTKQSTRSTLSDRNLRAKGFTKLVNEGDGKFRRTT; encoded by the coding sequence ATGCCCACGTACGAGTATCAGGCTTGCGAGGAACGAGCCTCCTGCCCGCGATGCCGCGAGCGATTCGAAGTCACTCAGTTCATGGGCGATTGTCCGCTCACGGCGTGCCCATCGTGCGGTAGCCCCGTTCAACGGGTCGTTTCCCTATGCCAGGTGTCGACCAAGCAGTCCACGCGGAGCACGCTCAGCGACAGGAATCTCAGGGCCAAGGGCTTCACCAAACTGGTGAACGAGGGTGACGGCAAGTTCAGGAGAACAACCTGA
- a CDS encoding MoxR family ATPase: protein MQPLLERLDHLRANIDRVFLGKPGTVTQVLVGLISRGHLLIEDVPGVGKTVLARTLAKSLALSFSRVQLTPDLLPSDIIGVSVYDAKTGSFEFKRGPIFANVILADEINRTTPRTQSALLEAMSESQVSVDGRTMRLEQPFLVIATQNPFEFEGTYFLPENQLDRFALRIRIGYPSREVESRIVREDPSKVAIESIEAVMSRDGLIEIQNRVPEIHVEDRLVSYALDLVERTRTHEHLDVGVSPRGTIALIRAAQAAAILAGRTYVVPDDIKAMFLPVCAHRVVSKSYLHDGHMVVADQVLSEILAKTSVPE, encoded by the coding sequence ATTCAACCTCTGCTTGAGCGTCTGGATCATCTTCGGGCTAATATCGACCGCGTCTTTCTCGGCAAACCCGGTACGGTGACCCAGGTTCTGGTGGGCCTGATCAGCCGGGGCCATCTGCTTATCGAGGATGTACCCGGCGTCGGCAAGACGGTGCTCGCCCGGACACTCGCCAAGAGCCTGGCCCTATCCTTCAGCCGAGTACAGCTCACGCCCGACCTGCTCCCCTCAGATATCATCGGGGTCAGCGTCTACGACGCCAAGACCGGTAGCTTCGAGTTCAAGCGTGGCCCGATTTTCGCAAACGTCATTCTTGCAGACGAGATCAACCGGACCACCCCTCGAACCCAATCCGCCCTCCTGGAGGCCATGAGCGAGAGCCAGGTCAGCGTCGATGGCAGGACCATGCGCCTGGAACAGCCGTTCCTGGTCATTGCCACGCAGAACCCGTTCGAGTTCGAGGGCACGTACTTCCTTCCGGAGAACCAGCTTGATCGATTCGCCCTGCGGATACGCATTGGCTACCCCAGCCGCGAGGTCGAAAGCCGGATCGTCCGAGAGGATCCCAGCAAGGTAGCCATCGAGAGCATCGAAGCGGTCATGTCGCGGGATGGTCTGATCGAGATCCAGAACCGGGTACCCGAGATCCACGTCGAGGATCGGCTGGTTTCCTACGCTCTGGACCTCGTCGAGCGAACCCGCACCCACGAGCACCTCGACGTCGGCGTCTCCCCCCGCGGAACGATCGCTCTGATCCGCGCCGCCCAGGCCGCGGCCATCCTCGCCGGCCGCACTTACGTGGTTCCGGACGATATCAAGGCCATGTTCCTGCCGGTGTGCGCCCACCGAGTGGTCAGCAAGAGCTACCTCCACGACGGCCACATGGTCGTTGCCGACCAAGTCCTGAGCGAGATTCTGGCCAAAACCTCCGTCCCGGAGTGA
- a CDS encoding clan AA aspartic protease, whose translation MNKHTTFPVGRLLSATLLLAVLVPAVGAQDKAQQPADVNVSIHLGGGMRAVAIHTPQDRPALAAVESATLQTTATIQVSSWPYPRVPIDGFSPLVAISVTDYKASNDESYAHIVRTGYSGTALNQPAETNFVIGIFDSGSVVDLIGYCDSEILGVTGSYLSDYTTLLGGVCGASEAPVSMPIGIFASGLGAIQADGQLDVTQLVGHGNVAAVVGPYEVCGSGPVLPTVIGNDFVGFFTTSIRVDQPRRVTVGDQTYASPEVLILPQGSSSAPVYPRKIAMTASGYGGLVTTSSFYPDILVNPLGPNQPWLPTVLSSGDGAIPFGGAFFGQMGVLHGTPGHTNPLQTMRFMIDTGAQTCIMTPAMTANLSLPATPDFTVDVQGIGGLCTMNGYYIDYVRINALGGALEFSHVPFVEIDISSPDGGEIGGILGMNLFWNRNVVFDPSLTGSGFLRISDPVLNNFDFDRDTDVDADDLTTFLGCSSGPAIPQAAIECLMPDADGDGDVDQDDFGVFQRCLSGSGVPADPSCGL comes from the coding sequence ATGAATAAGCACACGACCTTCCCGGTAGGGCGGCTGTTGAGTGCGACCCTGCTTCTGGCCGTTCTCGTGCCAGCGGTGGGCGCCCAGGACAAGGCCCAACAACCTGCTGACGTCAACGTGAGCATCCACCTGGGCGGGGGCATGCGGGCGGTGGCGATACACACCCCTCAGGACCGTCCTGCGCTGGCCGCGGTGGAAAGTGCGACACTGCAGACGACGGCGACAATCCAAGTCAGCAGTTGGCCCTATCCGCGCGTGCCGATCGACGGTTTCTCGCCGCTGGTGGCGATTTCCGTGACGGACTACAAGGCGTCCAACGATGAAAGCTATGCCCACATCGTGAGGACCGGGTATAGCGGGACCGCTCTGAATCAGCCGGCCGAGACCAACTTCGTGATCGGGATCTTCGACAGCGGCTCAGTGGTCGATCTGATCGGTTACTGTGACTCCGAGATACTGGGTGTTACCGGCTCCTATCTGTCCGACTACACCACCTTGCTTGGAGGGGTCTGTGGTGCGTCGGAAGCTCCGGTGAGTATGCCCATCGGCATCTTTGCCAGCGGGCTTGGTGCCATCCAGGCCGATGGACAGCTGGATGTCACCCAGCTGGTGGGGCATGGGAACGTGGCTGCGGTGGTTGGGCCGTACGAGGTCTGTGGCAGCGGCCCGGTCCTGCCGACGGTGATCGGCAACGATTTCGTCGGTTTCTTCACGACTTCGATTCGGGTAGATCAGCCGCGACGGGTCACTGTGGGCGATCAGACGTATGCCAGCCCCGAGGTCCTCATCCTCCCACAGGGCAGCTCCTCCGCGCCCGTGTATCCTCGGAAGATTGCGATGACGGCCAGCGGATACGGGGGACTGGTGACGACGTCAAGTTTCTACCCCGACATCCTCGTGAACCCGCTGGGGCCGAACCAACCCTGGTTACCTACTGTGCTCAGCAGCGGCGATGGGGCCATCCCGTTCGGTGGGGCCTTTTTCGGACAGATGGGAGTGCTTCACGGGACTCCCGGCCACACCAATCCGCTGCAGACCATGCGTTTCATGATCGATACCGGCGCCCAGACGTGCATCATGACGCCGGCGATGACCGCGAACCTCAGCCTTCCAGCCACACCGGACTTCACGGTGGATGTGCAGGGCATCGGCGGCCTGTGCACCATGAACGGCTACTACATCGACTATGTGAGAATTAATGCCTTGGGCGGGGCGTTGGAGTTCTCACATGTACCCTTCGTGGAGATCGACATCTCGTCACCGGACGGGGGTGAAATCGGTGGCATCCTGGGCATGAACCTGTTCTGGAACCGGAATGTCGTGTTCGACCCCTCGCTCACGGGCAGCGGGTTCCTTCGCATTTCCGATCCGGTGCTCAACAACTTCGATTTCGATCGCGATACCGATGTGGATGCCGATGACTTGACCACCTTCCTTGGCTGCTCAAGCGGTCCTGCCATCCCGCAGGCGGCCATCGAGTGTCTGATGCCAGACGCCGACGGTGACGGCGATGTGGATCAGGACGACTTCGGGGTGTTCCAGCGTTGCCTGAGCGGGTCGGGCGTTCCCGCCGATCCGAGTTGTGGCCTTTGA